A single genomic interval of Streptomyces sp. 1222.5 harbors:
- the serC gene encoding phosphoserine transaminase, giving the protein MADIQIPSDIKPADGRFGAGPSKVRTEALDALAATGTSLLGTSHRQAPVKNLVGKVREGISELFSLPEGYEVVLGNGGSTAFWDIATHGLIESKSQHLTFGEFSSKFAKAAKLAPWLAEPTVVSADPGTHPEARAEAGVDVYAFTHNETSTGVAMPIKRVAGADEGALVLVDATSGAGGLPVDIAETDVYYFAPQKSFASDGGLWIGVFSPAAIERAERVHASGRHVPEFFSLPTAIDNSRKNQTYNTPALATLFLLNEQLEWLNGQGGLAWSTARTKDSSTRLYSWAEESKYATPFVADPAKRSQVIGTIDFSDEIDAAAVAKVLRANGVVDTEPYRKLGRNQLRVAMFPAIDPADVEALTKCVDHVIEKL; this is encoded by the coding sequence GTGGCCGACATCCAGATCCCCTCTGACATCAAGCCCGCCGACGGACGCTTCGGCGCGGGTCCCTCCAAGGTGCGCACCGAGGCGCTGGACGCCCTCGCCGCCACCGGTACCTCCCTCCTCGGCACCTCCCACCGCCAGGCGCCCGTGAAGAACCTGGTCGGCAAGGTCCGCGAGGGCATCTCCGAGCTGTTCTCCCTGCCCGAGGGCTACGAGGTGGTCCTCGGCAACGGCGGCTCCACCGCCTTCTGGGACATCGCCACCCACGGTTTGATCGAGTCCAAGTCCCAGCACCTCACCTTCGGCGAGTTCTCCTCGAAGTTCGCCAAGGCCGCCAAGCTCGCCCCCTGGCTGGCCGAGCCCACCGTCGTCTCCGCCGACCCGGGCACCCACCCGGAGGCGCGCGCGGAGGCGGGCGTCGACGTGTACGCCTTCACGCACAACGAGACCTCCACCGGTGTGGCCATGCCGATCAAGCGCGTGGCCGGCGCCGACGAGGGCGCGCTCGTGCTGGTGGACGCCACCTCCGGCGCGGGCGGCCTCCCGGTCGACATCGCCGAGACCGACGTCTACTACTTCGCCCCGCAGAAGTCCTTCGCCTCCGACGGCGGCCTGTGGATCGGCGTCTTCTCCCCGGCCGCGATCGAGCGCGCCGAGCGGGTGCACGCGTCCGGCCGGCACGTGCCGGAGTTCTTCTCGCTGCCCACGGCGATCGACAACTCCCGCAAGAACCAGACCTACAACACCCCGGCCCTCGCCACCCTCTTCCTGCTGAACGAGCAGTTGGAGTGGCTCAACGGCCAGGGCGGTCTCGCCTGGTCCACGGCCCGCACCAAGGACTCCTCGACCCGCCTGTACTCCTGGGCGGAGGAGTCCAAGTACGCGACCCCGTTCGTGGCGGACCCGGCCAAGCGCTCGCAGGTCATCGGCACCATCGACTTCTCCGACGAGATCGACGCGGCCGCCGTCGCCAAGGTGCTGCGCGCCAACGGCGTCGTGGACACCGAGCCGTACCGCAAGCTGGGCCGCAACCAGCTGCGCGTCGCGATGTTCCCGGCGATCGACCCGGCGGACGTCGAGGCGCTGACGAAGTGCGTCGACCACGTGATCGAGAAGCTGTAG
- a CDS encoding SGNH/GDSL hydrolase family protein, whose protein sequence is MLRIMPVGDSMTIGSAGEHTWRHRLWRHLCTTYGGPFTLVGPREELYDKGADAPTSLAYADPGFPRAHLAGWGEGWLHMAPLIGDAVRAHRPDVLLVSLGLIDLGFYTNAEQTAENVRAFVAEARAVRPRIRMVLLPVIPNVRADADASFAAEVDAFNVLLAKTVADVDEPRAPVLLASTPESWDIHTDTYDGTHPNANGEHRIAEAFATAMREAWDIGGPYAPVPARPGRAASG, encoded by the coding sequence ATGCTCAGGATCATGCCCGTAGGCGACTCGATGACGATCGGGAGCGCGGGCGAACACACGTGGCGTCACCGGCTGTGGCGGCACCTGTGCACGACGTACGGCGGACCGTTCACCCTCGTCGGCCCGCGCGAGGAGCTGTACGACAAGGGCGCCGACGCGCCGACGTCCCTCGCCTACGCCGATCCCGGCTTCCCGCGCGCCCACCTGGCGGGCTGGGGCGAGGGCTGGCTGCACATGGCCCCGCTGATCGGCGACGCGGTCCGTGCGCACCGGCCCGACGTCCTGCTGGTCTCCCTGGGCCTGATCGACCTGGGCTTCTACACGAACGCCGAGCAGACGGCCGAGAACGTGCGGGCGTTCGTCGCCGAGGCCCGCGCGGTCCGCCCGCGCATCCGCATGGTGCTGCTCCCCGTGATCCCGAACGTCCGGGCCGACGCGGACGCGTCCTTCGCCGCCGAGGTGGACGCCTTCAACGTGCTGCTCGCCAAGACGGTGGCCGACGTGGACGAGCCCCGCGCACCGGTCCTGCTGGCCTCGACGCCCGAGTCGTGGGACATCCACACCGACACCTACGACGGCACGCATCCGAACGCGAACGGCGAGCACCGCATCGCGGAGGCGTTCGCCACGGCGATGCGGGAGGCATGGGACATCGGCGGACCCTACGCACCCGTCCCGGCCCGACCCGGCAGGGCGGCCTCCGGGTGA